In Acropora muricata isolate sample 2 chromosome 11, ASM3666990v1, whole genome shotgun sequence, one DNA window encodes the following:
- the LOC136889957 gene encoding uncharacterized protein isoform X1, producing MKPSGSVFHILYAEEGFSLFRIPDHYMGAYITYSPLAKSRNCGEGRKRDFRDQIFIMNLLNPSNLNFSTYCMEKYGTIENLQRKAKSGEITAQVDLGTAYSAGLGEELPKDTDKAIGWLNTAVERGCELPFTLAKLGELLDWKGTIKHRRKAYEMYQRAARLGCTSSQINLAEMYRCGVEGVVNEDLSEAFKWYKKAAGEDPSNSCSPDLGGVGKLLAGTMKQVETGMGDEQKKSALKCLYKYYLAGDCPEGRPQPTKAIYYLTRRAELGDTEAQLKLGQVYLHGRCEQLKDVARAKRWLEKAGSSGDVKAKELLQQCEQLNVTQHSASDITEEVLAQSYGIMAEKLKQKSEVHPLAILQPVLFSEEMLNKFGWSPTAKIYLKAFRLVKEGCEILQKSNFTNERGISLIAYGYLAENSILQAFPLNNDMKTEVFRLCEITLKKNSRFFEGLVILFAFQGTLRKISIASHKVDHKRIMCLENIINFIQSDKPGSLPPEDPFKFDDSYTSWLHILYFLLGGLYIVKDQFEDAAEAFENSLKYCPSYFPAKRGLGYCLQKLYISMVRAEMGSNSKDESTEVLLDQQCEALRRNISKYSLWTKEQLFDGAEKTLKEFLAEAPPCWKTYPNVCYYLAQLAWYTKNMVGFKRSYEHGQDAEEKRLPFFNPVDLPLKERMTPVYQSFANVKLPVMCGNRMCTKNVKETKLLRCSSCRKQKYCDKECQTADWKNHKAACRASGENKRKETAKKT from the exons ATGAAACCTTCAGGGAGTGTTTTCCATATTCTTTATGCGGAGGAGGGTTTTTCCCTCTTTCGAATACCGGACCACTATATGGGTGCCTACATCACGTATTCACCGTTGGCAAAGTCTCGCAACTGTGGGGAAGGAAGGAAACGCGACTTTCGAGACCAGATTTTCATCATGAATTTGCTGAACCCCAGTAACCTAAATTTTTCAACTTACTGCATGGAAAAGTATGGTACAATTGAAAATTTACAACGTAAAGCCAAAAGTGGTGAAATTACCGCTCAAGTAGATTTGGGAACGGCATATTCAGCGGGCCTTGGCGAGGAGTTGCCCAAAGACACAGATAAGGCAATAGGGTGGCTAAACACCGCAGTTGAACGAGGCTGTGAATTACCTTTTACCCTCGCGAAACTTGGAGAATTACTGGATTGGAAAGGGACAATCAAACATCGCCGAAAGGCGTACGAGATGTACCAGAGGGCGGCACGACTTGGTTGTACCTCATCACAGATTAATCTCGCTGAAATGTATCGCTGTGGCGTGGAAGGAGTTGTAAACGAAGACCTCAGTGAAGCGTTTAAATGGTACAAAAAAGCGGCTGGTGAAGACCCGTCAAATAGTTGCAGTCCAGATTTGGGAGGAGTTGGAAAACTGTTGGCTGGAACGATGAAACAAGTAGAAACCGGCATGGGTGATGAACAGAAGAAATCGGCATTAAAGTGTTTGTATAAGTACTATCTCGCAGGGGACTGCCCCGAGGGACGACCACAGCCAACTAAGGCTATTTATTATTTGACCAGAAGAGCCGAACTAGGTGACACCGAAGCGCAATTGAAACTTGGCCAAGTGTACTTGCATGGACGCTGTGAGCAATTAAAAGATGTTGCAAGAGCTAAGAGATGGCTGGAAAAAGCAGGTAGCAGTGGGGATGTAAAGGCTAAAGAG CTTCTTCAGCAATGTGAACAGTTGAATGTCACACAACATTCTGCCTCAGATATAACAGAAGAAGTCCTTGCTCAATCATATGGCATCATGGCAGAGAAATTGAAGCAGAAAAGTGAAGTACATCCATTGGCAATTTTGCAACCTGTCCTCTTCTCAGAAGAAATGCTTAATAAGTTTGGTTGGTCTCCAACAGCAAAAATTTACTTAAAAGCTTTCAGACTGGTTAAAGAAGGCTGTGAAATCCTTCAAAAGAGCAACTTCACCAACGAAAGAGGAATTTCTCTCATAGCATACGGTTATTTGGCGGAGAATTCTATATTGCAAGCTTTTCCTCTTAACAATGACATGAAGACTGAGGTATTTCGCCTTTGTGAAAttacactgaaaaaaaattcacgttTCTTTGAGGGTCTTGTGATATTGTTTGCTTTCCAAGGAACTTTGAGAAAAATATCCATTGCAAGCCACAAGGTTGACCACAAAAGGATCATGTGTTTGgaaaacataattaattttattcaaagtgACAAACCAGGCAGTCTGCCTCCTGAAGATCCCTTCAAGTTTGATGACAGTTACACTAGTTGGCTTCacattttgtattttcttcttGGTGGCCTCTACATTGTTAAAGATCAATTTGAGGATGCCGCTGAAGCTTTTGAGAATTCCTTAAAGTACTGTCCGTCTTACTTTCCAGCCAAGAGAGGGCTAGGGTACTGCTTGCAAAAGTTATATATTTCCATGGTGAGAGCTGAAATGGGAAGTAACAGTAAAGATGAGTCAACTGAAGTTCTGCTTGACCAGCAATGTGAAGCACTTAGAAGAAATATTTCCAAATATAGTCTTTGGACAAAGGAACAGTTATTTGACGGTGCTGAGAAGACTTTAAAAGAGTTCCTGGCCGAGGCGCCACCTTGCTGGAAAACGTACCCAAATGTTTGTTACTATCTTGCTCAACTTGCCTGGTATACCAAGAACATGGTTGGATTTAAAAGGAGTTATGAACATGGACAAGATGCAGAAGAAAAGAGACTCCCATTCTTTAATCCAGTTGATCTTCCATTGAAAGAGCGAATGACTCCTGTGTACCAATCATTTGCTAATGTTAAACTACCTGTCATGTGTGGTAACAGAATGTGTACCAAGAATGTCAAAGAAACCAAGTTGTTGAGATGTTCCTCCTGTAGAAAACAAAAGTACTGTGACAA GGAGTGTCAAACTGCAGACTGGAAGAATCACAAAGCTGCTTGCCGTGCATCAggggaaaataaaagaaaagaaacagctAAGAAGACCTAA
- the LOC136889957 gene encoding uncharacterized protein isoform X2, producing the protein MGAYITYSPLAKSRNCGEGRKRDFRDQIFIMNLLNPSNLNFSTYCMEKYGTIENLQRKAKSGEITAQVDLGTAYSAGLGEELPKDTDKAIGWLNTAVERGCELPFTLAKLGELLDWKGTIKHRRKAYEMYQRAARLGCTSSQINLAEMYRCGVEGVVNEDLSEAFKWYKKAAGEDPSNSCSPDLGGVGKLLAGTMKQVETGMGDEQKKSALKCLYKYYLAGDCPEGRPQPTKAIYYLTRRAELGDTEAQLKLGQVYLHGRCEQLKDVARAKRWLEKAGSSGDVKAKELLQQCEQLNVTQHSASDITEEVLAQSYGIMAEKLKQKSEVHPLAILQPVLFSEEMLNKFGWSPTAKIYLKAFRLVKEGCEILQKSNFTNERGISLIAYGYLAENSILQAFPLNNDMKTEVFRLCEITLKKNSRFFEGLVILFAFQGTLRKISIASHKVDHKRIMCLENIINFIQSDKPGSLPPEDPFKFDDSYTSWLHILYFLLGGLYIVKDQFEDAAEAFENSLKYCPSYFPAKRGLGYCLQKLYISMVRAEMGSNSKDESTEVLLDQQCEALRRNISKYSLWTKEQLFDGAEKTLKEFLAEAPPCWKTYPNVCYYLAQLAWYTKNMVGFKRSYEHGQDAEEKRLPFFNPVDLPLKERMTPVYQSFANVKLPVMCGNRMCTKNVKETKLLRCSSCRKQKYCDKECQTADWKNHKAACRASGENKRKETAKKT; encoded by the exons ATGGGTGCCTACATCACGTATTCACCGTTGGCAAAGTCTCGCAACTGTGGGGAAGGAAGGAAACGCGACTTTCGAGACCAGATTTTCATCATGAATTTGCTGAACCCCAGTAACCTAAATTTTTCAACTTACTGCATGGAAAAGTATGGTACAATTGAAAATTTACAACGTAAAGCCAAAAGTGGTGAAATTACCGCTCAAGTAGATTTGGGAACGGCATATTCAGCGGGCCTTGGCGAGGAGTTGCCCAAAGACACAGATAAGGCAATAGGGTGGCTAAACACCGCAGTTGAACGAGGCTGTGAATTACCTTTTACCCTCGCGAAACTTGGAGAATTACTGGATTGGAAAGGGACAATCAAACATCGCCGAAAGGCGTACGAGATGTACCAGAGGGCGGCACGACTTGGTTGTACCTCATCACAGATTAATCTCGCTGAAATGTATCGCTGTGGCGTGGAAGGAGTTGTAAACGAAGACCTCAGTGAAGCGTTTAAATGGTACAAAAAAGCGGCTGGTGAAGACCCGTCAAATAGTTGCAGTCCAGATTTGGGAGGAGTTGGAAAACTGTTGGCTGGAACGATGAAACAAGTAGAAACCGGCATGGGTGATGAACAGAAGAAATCGGCATTAAAGTGTTTGTATAAGTACTATCTCGCAGGGGACTGCCCCGAGGGACGACCACAGCCAACTAAGGCTATTTATTATTTGACCAGAAGAGCCGAACTAGGTGACACCGAAGCGCAATTGAAACTTGGCCAAGTGTACTTGCATGGACGCTGTGAGCAATTAAAAGATGTTGCAAGAGCTAAGAGATGGCTGGAAAAAGCAGGTAGCAGTGGGGATGTAAAGGCTAAAGAG CTTCTTCAGCAATGTGAACAGTTGAATGTCACACAACATTCTGCCTCAGATATAACAGAAGAAGTCCTTGCTCAATCATATGGCATCATGGCAGAGAAATTGAAGCAGAAAAGTGAAGTACATCCATTGGCAATTTTGCAACCTGTCCTCTTCTCAGAAGAAATGCTTAATAAGTTTGGTTGGTCTCCAACAGCAAAAATTTACTTAAAAGCTTTCAGACTGGTTAAAGAAGGCTGTGAAATCCTTCAAAAGAGCAACTTCACCAACGAAAGAGGAATTTCTCTCATAGCATACGGTTATTTGGCGGAGAATTCTATATTGCAAGCTTTTCCTCTTAACAATGACATGAAGACTGAGGTATTTCGCCTTTGTGAAAttacactgaaaaaaaattcacgttTCTTTGAGGGTCTTGTGATATTGTTTGCTTTCCAAGGAACTTTGAGAAAAATATCCATTGCAAGCCACAAGGTTGACCACAAAAGGATCATGTGTTTGgaaaacataattaattttattcaaagtgACAAACCAGGCAGTCTGCCTCCTGAAGATCCCTTCAAGTTTGATGACAGTTACACTAGTTGGCTTCacattttgtattttcttcttGGTGGCCTCTACATTGTTAAAGATCAATTTGAGGATGCCGCTGAAGCTTTTGAGAATTCCTTAAAGTACTGTCCGTCTTACTTTCCAGCCAAGAGAGGGCTAGGGTACTGCTTGCAAAAGTTATATATTTCCATGGTGAGAGCTGAAATGGGAAGTAACAGTAAAGATGAGTCAACTGAAGTTCTGCTTGACCAGCAATGTGAAGCACTTAGAAGAAATATTTCCAAATATAGTCTTTGGACAAAGGAACAGTTATTTGACGGTGCTGAGAAGACTTTAAAAGAGTTCCTGGCCGAGGCGCCACCTTGCTGGAAAACGTACCCAAATGTTTGTTACTATCTTGCTCAACTTGCCTGGTATACCAAGAACATGGTTGGATTTAAAAGGAGTTATGAACATGGACAAGATGCAGAAGAAAAGAGACTCCCATTCTTTAATCCAGTTGATCTTCCATTGAAAGAGCGAATGACTCCTGTGTACCAATCATTTGCTAATGTTAAACTACCTGTCATGTGTGGTAACAGAATGTGTACCAAGAATGTCAAAGAAACCAAGTTGTTGAGATGTTCCTCCTGTAGAAAACAAAAGTACTGTGACAA GGAGTGTCAAACTGCAGACTGGAAGAATCACAAAGCTGCTTGCCGTGCATCAggggaaaataaaagaaaagaaacagctAAGAAGACCTAA
- the LOC136889950 gene encoding uncharacterized protein, with product MAAGSSKLPKIVILPSTLPGTPAPPTVLPAPSTASGIATVSSFNLGDNQKRWMVIGICLNKILLPPLRDFVAKEIPKHYIALKNSDKIDTQVYKNYLLKDGVSELNYGSINSNWDHWKRKKASYNYNVSSAEELAKLYLEPKMAKFTGFDNTCDLSAVLGILANAACFSPNIQRNAKDVRSKVRNEWGHCNFNHWTDVHFAMCFQVMKTMIRSLTLAKTDEEKHIDCLQDWQAKGLTMCMGCPVDKDLMHLVTVEVSNLEEDLKDLKTTSEDEAKEISNALQSFKDEADNYFKRIEENQRALSAAISDTANDLSKNTKRLDGCDQSISLLHSRVRALEERTVNAVAGGKIVQVPCRNTCFCGRHHELETIAAHARICKGRFINSAICGLGGVGKTSLVVEFLCQYEEDYPGGIFWISGENNEVFQRSLNEVFRQLGTFQNDFSVSLSKTLEYLRRQKDLWCLVVDNLDELKMSPDMKKLLTGHWKHKACGHIIITTRREVVKIGEDLGIDERYCIDLKCLTSDEGIQFLAMRTGKVTSDDKHACELVCELGGLPLALDQAGAYIRCLDKPMKEYLKQYQKQRSLLLEKMKARNLIENTADERLAVHTTWLMNFEHIAHLSKEQDLGQAPKLVMQICGFFGPDDIPYELINQEIYKEDHSTMCDQAEIVSLLTKFSLFQRHSTNSFSVHRLVQEVIRCELRKETESVSEMDILSYAVRVLHFALEHALSPASVCQSFSEDAVFSLDNPPSLHLWSKLALHATYLQEHLCSLSEKQKVSLTSFLYTDKIIRIFNEAGVFFAVSQENIKAQEMQKVKLDLLVKNDSSQDSTALPDYFLDIPLRDRECKLISHCMRQPPTDYDSAHEGNASQMEKGKEANHLREQGNLEVKNNRFTEALTLYSKAIDLSTGDYRLFSNRSLCYLKLGDPQKALEDCDKCLSLKSNFPKAFIRKVWALDELVKSGSTERVAQKKAMMALALHLDSSLCCDKKWSKMFQDEPGLTTREVTNESQLAFALMTTQACETLLLHEGEYNLSHFITFTDFQILGLGQGAILRVKKVFKIFSRIYFENIALPKDNAQLVCTGKDAAIHMNRCDISGGSSSCEDFPECNGGPGCIAASLGKPTCNRSGKFGDASVKSGVPGFPGVDVHKSSAQIENCSIHDCGGGGILVSGEGSQSLVRKCEVYKNHQAGLEAREGGKLVAMQSRIFSNGFHGILIGPKAGECNIDGNKIFENASEGIYADRNESKIAICNNDIHHNGPFGISLAEDSCLLICRNKIFENGFSGILAKSRTSAIITENLISNNKCGGIHIGANYSGRIQLESNVIRDHSGPGLQHPDEKDSIRCDGFSPKPFGYYLPPGENQIYTHPPILSQNKIFNNIEGMNHPREVAGRIYSGCTFCHRSKDDVQRLLKCPKCHIATYCGKECQKKHWPTHRALCRALKGRYSITVDILTTVGFERGTPTMRTFGGHLKGIGTGPKPKRNSCKEFIVKIQTQNLNSHPLQLLIVYDKSLALQCSIQSPEVFSVIKECGVLGALNKFTSKKAFFWAMFAEGGKKLTIFLDHLAPYQEW from the exons ATGGCAGCTGGCTCAAGTAAACTTCCAAAAATAGTTATCTTGCCTTCAACGCTCCCGGGAACACCAGCTCCACCTACAGTTCTACCTGCTCCCTCCACTGCCTCTGGCATTGCTACGG TAAGCAGTTTCAACCTTGGTGACAACCAGAAGAGATGGATGGTGATAGGAATTTGCTTGAACAAGATTTTGTTACCACCTCTGCGTGATTTTGTGGccaaagaaataccaaaacacTACATTGCACTGAAAAATTCTGATAAGATTGACACACAAGTGTACAAGAATTATCTACTTAAAGATGGGGTGTCTGAGTTAAACTATGGTAGTATCAACAGTAACTGGGATCACTGGAAGAGGAAAAAAGCATCTTATAACTACAATGTCAGTTCAGCTGAAGAATTGGCAAAGCTTTATCTTGAGCCTAAAATGGCAAAGTTTACAG gatTTGACAACACTTGTGATTTGTCGGCAGTGTTAGGAATTCTTGCCAATGCAGCTTGTTTTAGTCCTAACATTCAAAGGAATGCCAAGGATGTGCGCTCTAAAGTGAGAAATGAATGGGGCCATTGTAACTTTAACCATTGGACAGATGTTCATTTTGCGATGTGCTTTCAAGTGATGAAAACAATGATTCGTTCTCTAACACTTGCCAAAACTGATGAAGAAAAACATATTGATTGCCTTCAAGACTGGCAGGCCAAAG GTTTGACAATGTGCATGGGCTGTCCAGTGGATAAAGACCTCATGCATCTTGTCACTGTTGAGGTTTCAAATCTTGAAGAAGACTTGAAGGACCTGAAGACAACAAGTGAGGATGAAGCCAAGGAGATAAGCAATGCCCTTCAGAGCTTCAAAGATGAAGctgataattattttaaacgTATTGAAGAAAATCAAAGGGCATTGTCAGCTGCCATTTCAGACACTGCAAATGACTTAAGTAAAAATACTAAGCGCCTAGATGGTTGTGATCAGAGCATTTCTCTATTACATTCTAGAGTTAGGGCACTAGAGGAGAGAACTGTAAATGCTGTTGCAGGTGGCAAAATTGTTCAAGTACCTTGTCGAAATACTTGCTTCTGTGGTCGCCATCACGAGTTAGAAACCATTGCAGCACATGCCAGAATTTGCAAAGGTCGTTTCATTAATTCGGCTATTTGTGGGCTTGGTGGGGTCGGCAAAACCTCTCTTGTTGTAGAATTTCTATGCCAGTATGAGGAAGATTACCCAGGAGGCATTTTTTGGATTTCAGGTGAAAATAATGAAGTTTTTCAAAGGTCTCTTAATGAAGTTTTCAGACAATTAGGAACCTTTCAGAATGATTTTTCCGTCTCCCTATCAAAGACCCTTGAATACCTAAGGAGGCAGAAAGATTTATGGTGCTTAGTTGTGGATAATCTTGACGAACTGAAAATGTCACCTGATATGAAAAAACTGCTCACTGGTCACTGGAAACACAAGGCATGTGGTCATATTATTATAACGACAAGGAGAGAGGTGGTTAAGATAGGAGAAGACTTGGGAATTGATGAAAGATATTGCATTGACTTGAAGTGCTTGACATCAGATGAAGGCATTCAGTTTCTAGCAATGCGAACTGGAAAGGTAACAAGTGATGATAAACATGCTTGTGAGCTGGTTTGTGAGCTAGGAGGACTTCCCTTAGCTCTTGATCAAGCTGGGGCCTATATTCGGTGCCTTGATAAACCCATGAAAGAGTACCTAAAGCAATATCAAAAACAAAGATCACTTCTGTTGGAAAAAATGAAAGCCCGAAATCTCATTGAAAATACTGCAGATGAACGGTTGGCTGTCCATACTACATGGTTGATGAATTTTGAACACATAGCCCATTTATCTAAGGAGCAGGATCTTGGACAAGCACCCAAACTAGTAATGCAGATTTGTGGTTTTTTTGGACCAGATGACATTCCCTATGAATTGATCAACCAGGAAATATACAAGGAGGATCATTCTACAATGTGTGACCAAGCTGAGATAGTGTCCCTCCTCACTAAATTTTCCCTCTTTCAAAGGCACTCAACAAATTCATTCAGCGTTCACCGTCTCGTGCAAGAAGTAATCCGTTGCGAACTGAGGAAAGAGACAGAGTCTGTTTCTGAGATGGACATTCTTTCTTATGCTGTTAGAGTTCTTCACTTTGCATTAGAACATGCACTTTCACCTGCTTCAGTTTGCCAGAGCTTTTCTGAAGATGCTGTTTTCAGTCTGGACAATCCTCCATCGTTGCATCTGTGGAGTAAGCTGGCCTTGCATGCCACTTACTTGCAAGAGCATTTGTGCAGCctttcagaaaaacaaaaagtttccCTTACTTCCTTCCTATACACAGACAAAATCATCAGAATTTTTAATGAAGCAGGGGTATTCTTTGCAGTTTCCCAAGAGAATATCAAAGCCCAGGAGATGCAGAAAGTGAAACTGGATTTGCTTGTGAAAAATGATTCATCTCAAGATAGTACTGCTCTTCCTGATTATTTCCTTGATATTCCATTGAGAGATAGGGAGTGCAAGCTTATTTCTCACTGTATGCGGCAACCTCCAACAGATTATGATTCAGCACATGAAGGAAACGCTTCTCAAATGGAAAAGGGGAAGGAAGCAAACCATCTCAGAGAACAAGGAAATCTAGAAGTTAAAAATAACAGGTTTACTGAGGCATTAACTCTGTATTCAAAAGCTATTGATTTGTCAACTGGTGACTATCGACTCTTCTCCAACCGATCTCTGTGTTATTTAAAACTTGGGGATCCTCAGAAAGCTCTGGAAGACTGTGATAAGTGCCTTTCTTTAAAGTCTAACTTCCCCAAGGCATTCATACGAAAGGTGTGGGCTCTGGATGAACTTGTGAAAAGTGGGTCAACTGAACGAGTTGCACAAAAGAAAGCAATGATGGCATTGGCACTCCACCTGGACTCCAGTCTTTGCTGCGACAAAAAGTGGTCCAAAATGTTTCAAGATGAACCTGGGCTCACGACTCGAGAGGTAACCAATGAAAGTCAATTGGCCTTTGCTTTGATGACCACACAAGCTTGTGAAACTCTTTTATTGCATGAAGGAGAGTACAATTTAAGTCATTTCATTACATTTACAGACTTTCAGATTTTGGGGTTAGGACAGGGAGCTATCTTGAGGGTTAAAAAGGTATTTAAAATTTTTAGTAGGATCTATTTTGAGAACATTGCTTTGCCAAAAGATAATGCTCAACTAGTTTGCACTGGAAAAGATGCAGCAATTCACATGAATCGCTGTGACATATCTGGTGGATCCTCCAGTTGTGAGGATTTTCCAGAATGCAATGGCGGACCTGGATGTATAGCAGCCTCTTTAGGAAAACCTACATGCAATCGGAGTGGTAAATTTGGTGATGCATCAGTAAAATCTGGTGTTCCAGGTTTTCCCGGAGTTGATGTACACAAGAGTTCTGCACaaattgaaaactgttccatTCATGATTGTGGTGGTGGAGGCATTTTGGTTAGTGGTGAAGGGTCACAGTCACTAGTAAGAAAATGTGAAGTCTACAAGAACCACCAAGCTGGTTTAGAAGCCAGAGAAGGAGGAAAACTTGTTGCGATGCAAAGTAGGATATTTAGTAATGGATTTCATGGCATTCTAATTGGACCAAAAGCTGGAGAATGCAATATTGATGGtaacaaaatctttgaaaatgcATCAGAAGGCATCTATGCCGATCGTAATGAGAGCAAAATAGCTATATGCAACAACGACATTCATCACAATGGACCCTTTGGTATTTCTCTCGCTGAGGACTCCTGTCTTTTGATCTGTAGgaacaaaatatttgaaaatggaTTTTCGGGTATTCTGGCTAAATCACGCACATCAGCAATCATAACAGAAAATTTAATCTCCAACAACAAATGCGGTGGTATTCATATTGGTGCAAATTATTCGGGCCGCATTCAACTGGAATCAAATGTCATTCGTGACCATAGTGGTCCAGGGCTTCAACATCCTGATGAGAAAGACAGTATTCGTTGTGACGGTTTTTCACCCAAGCCTTTTGGTTATTATCTTCCACCAGGTGAAAACCAGATTTACACTCACCCACCAATTCTAAGCCaaaacaagatatttaacaaCATAGAAGGAATGAACCACCCTAGGGAGGTTGCTGGACGAATTTACAGTGGTTGTACATTCTGTCATCGTTCAAAAGATGATGTGCAACGCCTTTTAAAATGCCCAAAGTGTCACATCGCAACTTACTGCGGCAAAGAATGTCAGAAAAAACACTGGCCCACACACAGGGCACTGTGTAGAGCATTGAAAGGTCGTTATTCCATCACAGTTGACATACTTACTACCGTTGGATTTGAGCGAGGCACTCCCACTATGCGGACATTTGGAGGTCATTTAAAAGGTATTGGAACAGGTCCTAAACCCAAGCGCAACAGCTGCAAGGAGTTCATAGTGAAAATTCAAACCCAAAATCTCAACAGCCATCCTCTACAATTGCTTATTGTTTATGATAAAAGCCTGGCTCTTCAGTGTTCTATTCAAAGCCCTGAAGTTTTCTCTGTGATAAAAGAATGCGGTGTTCTTGGGGCTTTGAACAAATTCACCAGCaaaaaggcttttttctgggCAATGTTTGCAGAAGGTGGAAAGAAACTGACAATTTTTCTTGACCATCTGGCACCTTATCAGGAGTggtaa